gtttttaaaaatgatatattattctgttttttttgtgttttaaaagtattttaaaaaaaaataaaattttttaatttcttttgcttcaatttaatatttttttggtgttttcagattattttaatgtgatgatataaaaaaataattttttaaaaataaaaaaagcatcattttgatgcatttctgagtaaaaaacattttaaaaagtaatcgcAACAACACTTCCAAACATTAgttgtaataatttttgtttttatatgttctgcatttcaaaagtgtttttaaaaaaatttaaattttttttatttttttatttacttgaaattaatatgtgttttcaaatcattttaatatgctgatttcaaaaataatttttaaaaaataaaaatatatattattttgatgcattttagcacgattttttttttgaaaagcaacttcaccacactcccaaacatgctataaaaaaagatattaatttaatattttctttaagttaaatttatttttgaaatatatccAAATGCAAATGCAGTTTGAATTAAAATGTAAATCTtcaatttattgaatttgattttcatgtaGGTGAGTTTGAGATTGTCAAATATTGCATATTGTCCTATATTGAATATGGGTTTCAAAAgtagcattttataatttaaagggaaaaaataacgAGTGCTCTTGTGATATCCATTAAGTATTATTTAAGTgtatttattaaactttattcgttattaaattgagttaaaaataaaaataaataatattaattgaataCATTAAATAAGTGTTATTTTATATGACAATATATTTAAGggtttgaaataaattaaattaaaaaaaatacaataattaagTAGAAGTATTAAATCACTATGAACAACTGCACTAAAAGCATTCAGACCCTATAAAGCTAcatctgaaaaaagaaaaaagtaagtcgtgaaaaaaaaaactatttaattatttttaatactataacaattaattaattagttttgctAAACTAGACGAAATTTTAATTGACTCTGGATAGTGGATATGATGTGAACCCTTACcaatcagagaaaaaaaacgaaagaaagAGAAGCCATCCAAGCTGGCAAAATTATTAGCTccatttttatatatcaaaaggaaaaaataaattagaatttaatCAACTCCCACGTGTCAACCATCCATGAAGTTAGCTTTCGGTGTGCCAACAGGAGCTTTTCACAATGTCAGAAGGTAATATATCAAGTGACAGTGAGTCAAGCAAAGGAAGACCACACCCCTCCTACTCCTAGACCACAACGTTGCTACACTCATAAACACTGACTACTCACCGGAATCTGACGTGTCTTGCCTGGAAAAGCTTGCGCCATCATGGATGTTGACTTCTGGACCTCTAGAGTTCTCTCTTCCAAGAACTTATCTGCTGTCCAAGCTGCTAGTCGCAATTCTGGTACTTGATTGTACTATTACTTACTTTAGTTACACACTTGTATTGTTAGAACAAATGCTTTccactctttgttgttttttttaatctttgaagTAAGTTGCTTTTTCGAGAGATTTATAATCTGGGTTGAGTTAATTTCTGTCTAGTTGGTGCTGTGTCTGAGTGGCTGTTCTTCTTGAACATTTACTTCTAAATTGAGCGCGTGCTTTTTTCTTTCCTGATGAGTGTTCTCTGTTTTGATTATCTTTTCATTTCAGGAGAAGGGTTTAGAAAATTAgaggtttattttctttattttttgttttttggaggACATATATTACTTGAATTATACTAATTGCTAAGAAGTGTTAAGCAAGAAGtctctctctaaatatatgACACAGACTAATTGGTGAAGAACTAGATGTTTTTTGGTCATAGCCTAGCTATTTTGGATAGAGATTTTTAATGAGATATTATTGGATGCTCTATGTTTGTGATAAGTACCGAGGAAATTTAGTAAAAGGATGTAACTTAGGAAAGTAGACAAAAGGAGCTCACATAAGATTTTAGTGGGTAGCTTTGAATATCATGGGAGAAGATGAAAATTACATTGAACGGAATCAGTAATCAAAGTGGCCAACCAAATATGACAAACTACACTTGAGGATAGAGAAGATCCTGTAAAGAGTGGAATCCAGGTGATGAAGTGCTAAATGCAATTGATTTGGATGTGTCGAAGCTTCAAAAGGCTTACGATGAACTTATGGCAATGAGAATTCAGTTATCAAAGAGAAAAAGTCTGAAACTTTCAAAGGAAAGGTGGGATctttcaagaacaaaattgaaCATTTTGCCAAATCATTTGGCTTTTCAACATTAAAAGATGAGGAAAGTAAGAAGAAACCTGTGGCAAATACCCCGCATTTTCACAGTGAGTGTGGATACTGGGATGAATGTGTTGGTGAGGAATTAAATGGTTTTGATAATTGCAAGAGACTGGGTTTTGTAATCGATGGAGCTCTTAGTTAGTTCTGAAAAGCATTGGTTTTGGAGTAGGTGTGGCAGATGCTGGTAGAAGGACTGATAGTTCAATGAATTGGTTGATAAGTTGTTTCTTTTAAGGAAGATGTGAATTTTCTTCAGGCATTCAATGCCTTGAAAAGCTTCTTCTCAAACACGAGTTGGATATTGCTTAAGTAGCTGGTTGTTTGACATCGGAAGATTAGAGAAAAGAGTTCTAATTGTAGTTTAAAGTATAGTAGTTAAATTGTTAAATGATGTTTGGACTCTTAGAAATTGGCTTGGATAGGATGAATCATTGTTTATGCACAgacaaaaatacatatttgaAGTTACGCTGCTGTTATACATATGATGATCTGTGTTTGATGATCTGATGGTTTGTATTAAGCCATTATTCTTTAtcattttctctgtttttcttcaTCCCTGTTCTATTGTTTTTAATCGCTGAATCGGTAGTTTGTGTTACTGACTCTCGGCTATTTCACTTGCTTTTATAAAATGGCGCACTGTTTTATGCCTGCACTGGTTTGTGATTTTCCAAGTTTGTTGACCATGTCATTCGTATAATAGTACACTCACTGACTTCGCGCTTGGTTATGCATCAACAGACAATCATTTGGCAATGGATGATTCAGATGGAGATGACAATTCAAGAGCTTACTTTCCATGCCCCTTCTGCTATGTGGAGATTGAAGTTCATCTGTTCTGTGGCCATCTGCTGGACGAACACtgctttgatttaaaaaatgcaGTATGTGATTGTCTTTGATTGatactaatatatattatttgtatgtTTGACCTGTGTCCATCTACCTCCCTCATGTTGTTCATCTTGATTTGCTAATGAAGATAAATTAGAACCATCATTATAATTGGACATCTGGAAGTGCTGCAtgtgatatttattattattcagttgaaattttgaattcgATGGCTTCATCTGTTTCAGGTCTGTCCTCTTTGCGCAGCAAATCTAGGGAAAGATGCAATTGGACATTTCATAGTGCAGCATGCAAGTTCGTTGAAGGTATTGTTCACCTGTTTTGGACCTTCACGTGAAAAAGCACAGGTCAACTAAGCTTTAGTCAGTTGGGTTTGGCTACATAACTCCTGGCTAAACTAATGTATCTTCATagcataaatcaaataatatattaagcacttttttatgctttgaattCACCTGAAAGCATATATCTTTGTCCTTCGCAGCAcagaagaaaacataaaaaatctggCCTTTGGACTGGTAGTTCAGCTATGCTTGGCAAGGATCTGAGCTCATTTCTTGGATCTTCAACCAATAGTAGGGCTAACACACATGAATCTGCTCCCGATCCACTCCTTTCACCATTTTTGGGCAATCTATCTCTTTCAGACCCTAGACAAAGCCAGCATGATGAACCTTCCAACATAAGTGCCTCTCATTCAAAAAGGTATAGTCCTTTCAAGGCatcatagtgtttttttcttcttttttaatctgtGCCTTCAACGTtgagtaaattttattttgaatagaaCCACAGTCTAAAACCTGAAACTTTAAGCAGCCAATAACCAATGTCACATAAACCAAAGATTTGTAGTTTCCATGACTAGCCATTATGGATCACATTCAAATGAAGTTGGCACTAATATCTGCCTACGGATAAATAATGTCTGAGAAGGCCAGGCCATGGGAAATcactattttcatttctttctgcAGCTCTGGGATGTCTTCACTTGATAGAGGAAGTCAGGTGGACTATGAAGAACAGAGACAGAAATCAACATTTGTACAACAGTTGATTGCATCGACGATCTTCTAGAGCTTTGCTACCAGTGATGCTGTATCAAGGGACACAAGTTCTTAGTGCTGGTGCATGATCTTAGGGTGCCGCGTAGTTTCCACATGACAAGTGCTAGAAAGTCTACGATCAAGTGCATAATGCATCATATATTTTGAGTGTATATAGGCAGCCTCTTTAGAAAAGCTGCGTGCATTCTGTCATGACCAATTACAGAGAACTCTTCTAGTCTTAATAATACTAAGCTAATTCTTCCCTTTATAGTACAAGAACACGAGTTTAAGTTGTTAATAATAGTGTTTACTTCTGAGgcacaaaaatttatttagttgcCTTCTGAATTTCCTGGATTTTATTTCTCTTGTCGGAATCAAGACACAAAACACCATTTATTGGACTAATTTAAACAgcatattaatgtttttttataaaaactaaaagtgtTCGTTTTTTCATCATGTATCAAGACACAAGTCAATGCTCTTctcaaacaaaatcaacaaactTCTTGTTAGTAATATGATTTATTGGCTATTATTATATTGACGAggtaaattagtttttttatattttttttccaacacaataaaattattaaattacttttaaaagcaaaaacctATTAAATTAGCCTCTAggagctttttaatttatttttaagcatagtgaaattattgaattactcttaaaataaataaaaactattaagcTAGCATCTgagaatttttttagtattttccatatatatatatatatatatatatatatatatatatatatatgatgataaagataattttatattttaataaatataaatagaaagtgGATGACATGTACGAGACACTTTCACTATTCGAGCGGTGTTGGAATTGTTTCGATAACCCCGTGATTCTTGTGTTGCGTGTGTATCAAAAGAATATCCAGTTTgactttgacaatttttttttttcttttctattcttttaattttaacacataacccttaaatttttcaatataaccattaaatttgtttttcttttaaatttgatttttatttttttaattactatttgttttatatttttataatatagacaaacattcttttttattttattattattaatcattgttatttttattgttattggttttttttatatatataaatatattattaaattaattaaattaattaaattcatttaaatcaaTAACTCGAGTCTTAActcatttaaaaatactttaatcatccaaacacttttttatattaaaacaatttaaccTAAAACCACATGTCACCTAGCTAGTATTAGTATTGCAATAAATTATCACCACCATTCTCTTCTCCCTTTAATTGCTCGTATGAACAGCTTGGTATCTCAGCTGGGGTTTGCGTCCTTAGTCTTGCAGGTTTGTACTCCATACAATGTTCTTGAAGTTGCTTATCATATAATACGACCTTTGTTATAATTCAAACACCATTTATTAAGCTTAACCTCGATCTTGAGTCTACTAAAGAGGGTGATTTGAAGAATTTTAGCGACAAATTTGTGAGAACAAATTGTTCTGCAGATTGTATATTAGACCTGTAAAAATTAATCCCACCCAGAGTGAGAGGATGGTATGACTATTTTTCATAGCAAATGGATTTGCCATAGTGCATAGAGCTTTGCTCCAACccctcttatatatatatatataaaggatattttcttcaattttgctttaataaaaattttaaaaaatattagctcctaaaactattaaaaaatcatctcaactcaatagtttAAACATTTATGTAaaatctcaagatataatttacattattttttaataaaaaaaattgaaatttcttaGATTCTATTGAGAATAATATGGgtacattaattatatataaaaaaacaaatataatggaTATTTCTCCAATCTTTCTTTATATCCTAAGGTCGAATTTGGAATGGCATAGAGGACTGTGAAGATGAGACTGTAAAAACAAAACGCtgaaaataaaactaatctGTGCTTGGTATATTTggataaaacataaatttttatttgtctttatttatatatgtatttgtaATTAGGGTTTATGCTCTCtcgttttttattattcttttttttttttatgaaatttttgtgatttcattttcttttaattagtaTACATTATATACATTTAGGGTCTTATTTGAgagtttatattaatttttttttattttttgcaaaaaataatttttaatatttttatttcaaagattaattatttcttggaccacaaaaaatgataaaattcaattactGAAAATCATgtaaacataaaagaaataataataaaatagtttttcagCCCCTAACACAGATGGGTCGGAGACAAAGCCCAGCTCGAACCAATTTCCATTGGACGGACCAAGCCCATTTATTAACGTAAATGACCAGAAGAGTTTGGCTGCGAAGATAAAACCCTAGCTGCTCCGTGAAGTCGAACCATCTTCTCGCCACATAGAAGGGAAACAGCAGCAGTTGCAGTCATGGGTAAACCCCTAGATCTTGATCATCTCCTTGAGATGTTGCTTAATGTTTTTCTTCATCTGATCCCTTCATAACATTGGGTCTGACTTGCAGGTAAAGTGCATGGTTCTCTAGCTCGTGCTGGTAAGGTGAGAGGCCAAACTCCCAAAGTGGCAAAGCAGGACAAGAAAAAGAAGCCCCGTGGCCGTGCCCACAAGAGGATGCAATACAATCGCCGTTTCGTCACAGCAGGTGATCTCTCTTTCCCATTTATTCATTTAACTGCAGGTTCTTGTTCCGGTAGCAGAACCAagaaataatgaatttattataattacagTTGTGGGATTTGGCAAGAAGAGAGGGCCCAACTCCTCTGAGAAGTAAATCTTGAGAGAATGAGAAGATGAAGAAACATTGctgtttttcctttctaattATGACAATGTTACTACAGCTTGCTTTTAGTAGTTGATATTAACTGTCAGACTATTTGGAGCATCTGtcctttttgttaattatagatgatttgatcttcttttcattaaaaatgttGCTTCAGAATTTTGTTGTGGGGTTTGCTTAGTTTGTTGACGTGATgtggtgtttgtttgttttctgttCTTGAAAAATGATTTAGAATTAAGAATTAATGATGATGGTCTGCTTGGTTAGTGTGGGAAACCAAtggattttgatgaaataatgtGGAAATAGGCAATCTTTGCGCATTTTGATTATCTTTTGCACTTTATAGAATGCAATGGGTTATTTGAATAGGTAGACTTGGAGAGAAATGGTGAGATTATGAGAAGATGCCTCAATGAGGGATCGTCCCTATTCTCTTGTGGTTCtagttttcttctttatattgtTGTATCTCTTATCAGCTCTATCTTCTGCATACCATTGAATCTTGCTGAGAAAAATGAATGTAATTGATGGTTCTTGCTACTGGAAGTACTGTTTCCAAAGCTTTTGGTTCTGTTTTCCGTCCTGCATGCCCTTATTCTTTGCAGAAAATGGCATTCGCCGGGAATCCTTGAAAGAATATTACCAATAAGCTTATAAGCATGCCATTACATTTCCTGACGAAAGGGTTTATCAGGGAGAgaatctttcttctttttcttttttgacatAAGCATGGATCTGCCTTGAATCTTGATATTAGCTAGCTGATGTCTGATTTGTGTAAGAAATCGAGGCATAATCAGTTATttcacaccttttttttttctccttagcGTTAGTACATTGCCTTGGGAAGATGAGGCGCGTAAactttatatttgttatattcTCTGCTTCAAACGCTATTGATTCGATACGAAGTTAAGCTAGCTGTAAAAGCTCTCCAATATCAAAAGCCATTTAGCTGGAAAATGCTTTCttagaaagtaaattattttgtgATATATAACAGTTTcgagaaaaataaatgacaaaatatttttcagtatttgattatattttttagtatttgattatgttatagaaaataagctgaaaaataattaatatttttttaaaatttattaatataataattaaaaattgaatgagaatgaaattaaaaaaaaaattaattttataaataattttaaataaaataaataacaattaaaataatagatatcaaatctaataaataaaaaatttgaaagacagtgaaattaaaataattataattataattttataaattatttaaaataaaataagtaataattaaaagaataagaatcaaatttaatagataaaaaatttcaattacaagaataaaagaaaaaataaatgataatcataaaaatcaaaatcaaaattaatataaaaattaaattttaatgagtgaaattgaaaaaaaaaattcaaaataaaatatatagcaatcaaaagtttgggaactaaatttgttataattagcaaataatatgatatttttaaaatttttcacagtttttaaaaagtattttttattcaaaataaaaaagaaaatattttcttgaaaactaagccaatttttttttaatgaaaagtgttttttcgttaattttttttaataacaaacaaacacatgaaagtttagaaaataatttttaagaaactacttttcatcaaataaataaggccTTAAAAGAGCTAGATTATtgatatagtttttataatattaatacttttggTTAAGTTAAGAAAAGTTGTggagatgaaagaaaaaatatttaaataatttatttgaatgcatttgatttatttgatggatatgttggaatagctttttttttttttttttcccagaaaAGTCATTTTAGCCTTttattctgctatccttttgaACTGCAAAATCAGGGAAGAAAgctaaaaaactagtttttttcttttatttctttcggCTCCTCATTTCGCTCTCTCAAGATGCCCTAAGAGAAGATATCAGGCACGGCGCAGCCAGAAAGCATCAAGGTAGACTAACTTCTGATCCACCATATTATAGATGCAATGATATCAATGCTTCCCTTCCAGATTTGCTTGCTTGGTGTAAAGTAAAATGCAAGCAAAATGGTGCTTCCGGGTATCAAGATCTCAGCATGTTGCAACATGTTTCAAAGTTAACTGAGGAATgcctaaatttgttttttaatctggAGCTCAAGGTAGCTGGAAGCCCATAGCTCAAATCTGGATCTCAGCATGATAAAACCATCGCTAGCTATCGTTTTCCTGAAGATTGCTAACATGGAAGAGTTACCCGCCAGAAAGAATCACTTGACAGCTCTGTTCTGGTAAGCTGAATAGAAGTATCTTGGACGTGAGAAATGCCacgataaaaaagaaacaatcttCTAGATTTTATAGTGTTGCACCCCAAACTTTATTcactaaaaagataaaacacaaaagaaccaacaaaaaaatttaaggcaCAAATGGCAAAACAGTGCTTCAATCCACACCCTTCATAGCATTAAATAGCTTAACGAGTTTGATGAGAAAAAGCGAACGCCATCACCCCAACAACAAATTGTGAACCAGAAAGACTTTAGCGTAATTCAATCAACTGAGACATATGTACAAGTATATAAATCCGTGGAGTTGTGGTGAAGTaagaatttttacaaaaatacatGACTTGCTAGACCTTGCCGCCTCCCTGCAGCTCAATTAAGAGATTAATGTAAGATATTGTGCTGCAAGTCTGTTTCGTGCACGTGGAGTTGATCATCACCTATATTTTCATTCTGTGATTCTGCTCCATCGTCTCTCATGACTCGATATCACAGGCATTGCCTTTCAAGGTATGTCAAGCAGCAGGTCTTCTGTAATAAAGATCTGAGCACTCAGTGATGTTTTGATCCATTCGACTGGAAGGAAACCTTTTAGAGTATGTTTAATTACCAATTCACCATCCATTGTCAAGCTGAAGATGTGCAATGGAATACACTTCAAATTCTATAGAGTAGCCCATATCTCTAACAAAACACGCACTGAATCACGGCATTTCATGAACAGGTATTTTCAGTTtacatatatttaaaacatCCTGACGAATTTCTGGAGACACTTCATTCAGAAGATCTAATATGGCTGCTTTGTGCTTCCTCTTTTGTTCCTCTAGCTCTTGTTGCTGCATTACCAGAAGTTTATCTAGTTTCTCAGCAATGATCTTGACAGATGTCTTGTTTCTGTTACCATATTGCAAATCATCGGATATGTTACTTCCATGTTTTGCACTGTTATCATCATCATCGGACATGCTCTCACCCTCCAACTGTCCATTTGACCGAGCAACATTTGGACAACTTAGAGGAGGCTCATGACAAGACAAGTTTGAACGTCCAAGCTTGCTTGGAGAGTTTCCATCAACATCCTTGGGTGAGTCGGACCAATACTTACGACCTGAAGGCAATCTTTCCAATACAAGACTGCCAGGAGAGGGAATGGATTCATTTGACAAAGGTGAACTGTCATCCTTAGTTTCAAAAGGAGGTTCTGAGTCCTCTGCAACTAAATTTTCTGGTGAAACATTGGGGGAAGCCCAACCAGGAATATGGGACCGAATTTCTGAATCAATCATAGCAGCAATTGTTGAAACATCTTGATCAGTCAGATCCAATTCCTCCACCATTTCGCTAGCAACTGCAATTGCTGTATCTACCTCAACATCAAATGGGAAGTGGATATTGCGGATATGACCTGGAGGCATGAAGACAACATTCAATTAGAATCATTTGTGGATACTGATAGACAAGACCTCTAatgtgtgtgagtgtgtgtgtgtggagagagagagagagagagaacctgTGGAATCAGCTATCCTTAGTTTCAAAAATATTGTATCAATGTCTTTCCTCTGACCTTGCACAGTGAAATCTCTGCTTGGTTCAGCAGAAGAATCCTTAGCAATTTCATTAACATCAATCTGATCAGAACTACCACCTGCACTTCGAGCAAGGTGTCAGAGCCAAAACCACTAATGATGTGGTTGTCTTACAAACAAGTGAGGGGAAaatttgcaaggaatcatgttaCTCTAATTTGGTTGATAATgtgggagaaaaaaaagaaacaaagttgaGGGAAGCTTTGTTCTAGTTATGAATTGTGTGTTTTCTGCCAAATTGTTGAGGATTTAAgcacttaaatatttttctcattgtTTGTCATAgatatacaaaaagaaaaggattctattcctttttctctcatttttcctatccatgattattttttaccaaGCAGAGTGT
The genomic region above belongs to Populus alba chromosome 12, ASM523922v2, whole genome shotgun sequence and contains:
- the LOC118044798 gene encoding protein DEHYDRATION-INDUCED 19 homolog 6-like, with amino-acid sequence MDVDFWTSRVLSSKNLSAVQAASRNSDNHLAMDDSDGDDNSRAYFPCPFCYVEIEVHLFCGHLLDEHCFDLKNAVCPLCAANLGKDAIGHFIVQHASSLKHRRKHKKSGLWTGSSAMLGKDLSSFLGSSTNSRANTHESAPDPLLSPFLGNLSLSDPRQSQHDEPSNISASHSKSSGMSSLDRGSQVDYEEQRQKSTFVQQLIASTIF
- the LOC118044796 gene encoding small ribosomal subunit protein eS30z/eS30y/eS30x, whose product is MGKVHGSLARAGKVRGQTPKVAKQDKKKKPRGRAHKRMQYNRRFVTAVVGFGKKRGPNSSEK